Genomic DNA from Lactococcus garvieae:
GGACTTGGATGGTGTCCTGTAGCCACAAGACCTGCAATATGTGCCATGTCAACCATGAGTTTAGCTCCCACGGCGTCGGCAATTTCACGGAATTTTGAGAAATCGATAATGCGTGAATAAGCGGATGCACCAGCCACGATTAATGCTGGACGGTGTTTTTCGGCCTGAGCTGCAATTTCTTCAAAGTCTAGTAATTCAGTTTCTGGGTTTAAGCCATATGAAACAAAATTATAAGTCTTTCCAGAAAAGTTAACTTGTGATCCATGAGTCAAGTGACCACCAGAATTCAAATCCATCCCTAAGACAGTATCACCTGGCTCGATAAGGGCCATATATGCCGCTGCATTAGCTTGCGACCCGGAGTGCGGTTGGACATTTGCAAAGTCAGCATGGAATAATTCTTTGACACGTTCGATTGCCAAGTTTTCGACCACATCTACAGCTTCTGTCCCGCCATAGTAACGTTTATCCGGATAACCTTCCGCATATTTGTTGGTCAAGACAGAGCCCTGTGCTGCACGTACCGCGGGGGATACGATATTTTCAGAGGCAATTAACTCAATAGTTTCTTGCTGACGAACTTCTTCTGCATGTATAGCAGCCCAAAGTTCTGGATCAAACGCTTCAAAATTATATATTTCCATGTGTAGTCTCCTTTGCCTTATACGGTGCTTACCTCAAGCCTTTTCCAAGTGCGTGGGAAGCTTTTGTACATCTTCCATTATATCTAAAGCAAAGTTCCGAACCAAATTATCTGTTTAGACAATTTCAGACAATTCTGGGACTTCTTTAAGGATCTCGTCTGCAGTAATGGCACCTTGTCTGAGGATTTTTGGTTGATTTGCCGAGAGATCTAAAATCGTTGTATCCAAACCATAGACACTATCGTCTTGAATAGATAGAGCTGCTTTGTCTAAAATGTCTGATGTCAAATCACTGTAAAATCTTGGGCTAGGAGAGCCTGTCAAATTTGCAGAAGGCCCCACCAAAACTCCTAAGGCTTTTATGACTTCTTGTGTAGCCGGGATAGAAGGCATACGGAAACCGACTGTTGTCTTTCCCACATGAATCCATTCAGGTACTTCGGGGCTTGCTTCCAAGATAATAGTTAACGGACCAGGAAGAAATGCCTTTACTAACTTTTCAAGGTAAGGAGGCTGGTGGAGTGAGTATTTTAGGATTGTTTCGTAGTTAGCCACGTTCATGTTAAGTGCTTTTTCGACTGGCCGACCTTTTACAGCATAAAGTTTTTTAACTGCTGATTCATTGTTTGCATCCGCAAAAATTCCATAAACTGTTTCGGTGGGTAAAACCACCAACTCCCCTGATTTTAATGCTTCTATTGCTTTTTCTACTGACATTTTATAACTCCTTTCTTAGGTAGCTTTTATCTTTAAGTAATTTACCTTTCTCATAAAGAGGTGACTCATAGTGCTCAATGAAATAATCTTTGATTTTATGTGAAAATTCAAAACCACAGCTTTGATAAAATTGAATATTTCCTGAAACTTCATCTGTTCCAACTGTCATTATCCCTTGCCCTCTATAGTAATCGAAAAGATACGTCAGAAGTTGCTTGCCGTAGCCTTGACCTTGAGCCTGCTCTGCCACCGCTAAATTCTCAATTTCAAGATTTGAGTTCACGATACACACTGCCTTGACTTCCGAATCCTCACTCAGAACAAATAATGTACCCTCTTCTAGGTAAGACCTAATATGCACTAGGTCATCCGCTAAAAGAAGCAAAGGAATAAAAGTTTCTTTATGAGCTTTTATACGTTTAAATTCCATTTATTTCACACTTATCATCCGGTCTTTTCCGAAGATATCTTGGTGAAGGCTGACTGTTTTCTCCGGAAAATGTTTTTGGAAAAGTGCTCTTAGAACTGCACCCTGCTTATATCCTATCTCCAAGTAGATTTTACCTTTGGGCTGCAAGTAGACTTGCGCATTTTCGGCAATCTTCTCATAAATTGCTAAGCCTTGATGTTGTGCAAACAGCGCATGATCTGGTTCAAAACGGATTACAGACTGATCCATCTCGTAGGTTTCATCATAAGCTATATAAGGTGGATTAGAAACGATAATATCATAGCGTTCTTGCAGATTTTCAAATACATCAGATTTCAAAAAATTCACTTTAAGTCGATGAGTTGAGGCATTTTGACGCGCTATTTCAAGCGCCTCCTCCGAAATATCAGATGCTGTGATTTCCCAGTGCTTTCTCGCTTTAGCTAAAGACAAAGCGATAGCTCCCGAACCTGTTCCAATATCTAAAACAGACATTGGATAATCATCATTATCCAATAGAATCATCTGTACAAGTTCTTCAGTTTCTGGACGTGGAATCAAGACACGTTCATCTACTGCAAGTTTCATGTCACAGAATTCCGCCCAACCGACAATGTATTGTGGTGGTTCATTATTTTTTAGGCGTTGAGCAATAGACTTTAATTTTGCCAAATCTGTTTCAGAGATGTCTTCTCTTTGCAAATTCAACCATTGTAATTTTGTTAATTCGTGTAAATCTCGCCAGACAAACTCTAGAGCATACGGCTCTTCTAAATTGCTGGAGAATTGGCGCACGGCCTCAATCCATAACATTTTTTCTTTCCTTTCTCCTCCTTCATTTTAAAGTAGAGGAAAAACTCGGCCCAATAGATAAGTCACTATCGGAACTTTAATATTATCTTGTGCAAAAAGGACAGCATTCTCATTGCGTGTCCTGTTCTTCTCGTTGACAATATTTTCCAACTTTCCAAGAGCGATTGCGTTGAATTTTTTCATGGTGATATCCAAAGGCTGTCTGCTAAATTTTCCATAATCAGCAAGCGAAAGTACTTTTTTGCGCTTACTCCAGTTATCTCCCGATTTGAGCTCTTGCCAGAGACGACAGTAAGCATTATTCTTATAAAAATCAATGCTCATTCGTACACGTCTGTCTAGTCTTTGGAGATGCTTTGAAGGACTTTCCACATTTTCAATACTTATCCAGTAGTCCTTATTTACCGCCTGACAATAAAGTAAGTCAAAGCGGGTATCTTCTCGACTCACCTCAAAAACCAGCACTCTGGTATCGACGTCTTTCACTCTTTTTGCAGTTTCCATCCGTCTTTGCTCCTCAGCTTTAAGCTGGATATTAAACCCGTCAAACTGAAAATTATCCATTATTTATTTAACTCTGCCAATTTTTCTGTTTGATCATAAACCACGAGGGCATCGATGACTTCATCCATTTTTCCTGAAAGGATGGTATCTAATTTTTGCAAAGTCAATCCAATGCGGTGGTCTGTTACTCGGTTTTGTGGGAAGTTGTATGTACGGATACGTTCTGAGCGGTCCCCAGTCCCTACAGTCGACTTACGTTCAGCGTTTTGCTTGTCTAATTCAATTTGTTGATAATAGTCAAACACTTTTGTATTCAGCAATTTAATCGCTTTGTCTCTGTTCTTCTGCTGTGTACGTTCTTCTTGCATTTCAACTTTGATACCTGTTGGCAAGTGAACCATACGTACAGCTGTTGCAACCTTATTGACATTTTGTCCACCAGCACCTGAAGCGTGGTAAATGTCTACCCGAAGATCTTTTTGTTCTATTTTCATTTCAAATTCTTCAACTTCGGGCATTACAAGTACTGTCGCAGTCGAGGTATGCACACGCCCTTGTGTTTCCGTAGATGGAACACGCTGTACACGATGGGCTCCAGATTCATATTTGAGTTTGCTATAAACAGAAGTTCCTGAAACAAGCGCTGACACTTCTTTATAACCCCCAATACTGGTCATACTTGCTTCCATGATTTCAAACTTCCAACCTTGTGATTCAGCATAGTGTTGGTACATATTAAGCAAATCACCAGCAAAAAGTGCTGCTTCATCTCCTCCTGCAGCTCCGCGAATTTCTAAGATAATATTTTTATCATCATTAGGATCTTTTGGAAGCAAAAGGATTTTTATTTTTTCTTCAAGGACTTCTTTTTCTGACTTGGCTTCGGAAAGTTCCTCTTTGAGCATCTCTTTCATGTCGTCATCAAGTCCACTTTCCCCAAGCATTTCTTCACTGTCGGAGATGGTTTCAAGTACTTTTTTATATTCGTTGTAGGTTGCTACAGTATCCCGTAAGTTTGCTTCCTCACGCGACAGCTCCATAAAACGCTTTGTATCATTAACAACCTGAGGGTCACTGAGTAGCTCTCCCAGTTCCTCATATCGTCCTACCATTGTTTCAAGTTGATCAAACATTTTTTATCTTTTCCTTACTTATTTCATTATTTTAGATGATGGAATTACTTGTTTTTCAAGGGATGAAAGTAATGCTTACGGCAAACTGGAATATAACTTTCATTTCCCCCTATCTGGAGTTGTTCTCCTTCATAAACAGGTTCTCCTTCAACCATGCGTAAAACCATGATTGCTTTTTTACTGCAATACCAGCAAATTGTCTTAATCTCTTCTATTTTATCTGCTAAGAGGAGCAAATACTTAGAGCCTTCAAAAAGTTCATTTCGAAAATCATTTTTTAAACCGAAGGCCATGACTGGCACATCTAAATCATCAACAACGCGTGCCAAGTCATAAATATTTTGCTTACTGAGAAACTGTGCTTCATCAATCAACACGCAGAAAGGCCTTACAGGAAGACTTTCTACATAATCATAGACATTCATCGTTTCGTCAATAGCTACAGCTGCACTGCTCATACCTATTCGGCTAGCTACTACACCAACTCCAGCGCGCGTATCCAAACTTGAAGTCATAATCAAAACAGGTTTTCCCTGTTCTTCATAATTATGGGCAACTTTCAAAATTTCAATACTTTTGCCTGAATTCATACTGCCATATTTGAAGTACAATTGTGCCAATTTTCTCTCCCCTTTATAAAAATGGCTTAAAAGCCCTTTTTCATTCAATTCTGCCCACTTTTCCCACCAAATGGCTGAAGAAGTTTTACTAATCGTGTTCAATTTTTTGGTTTAATTCTTTAGATATGTGGTGTGACATGCGTATCTATTATTAGTAATTCCTGACTAGAAAATCGCCAGTCTACCCTCGTCTTTTTTCCATAGCTTTAAAAGAATGATTCAACTATTAAAAAGTATGTGGTT
This window encodes:
- the glyA gene encoding serine hydroxymethyltransferase, encoding MEIYNFEAFDPELWAAIHAEEVRQQETIELIASENIVSPAVRAAQGSVLTNKYAEGYPDKRYYGGTEAVDVVENLAIERVKELFHADFANVQPHSGSQANAAAYMALIEPGDTVLGMDLNSGGHLTHGSQVNFSGKTYNFVSYGLNPETELLDFEEIAAQAEKHRPALIVAGASAYSRIIDFSKFREIADAVGAKLMVDMAHIAGLVATGHHPSPFPYADVVTSTTHKTLRGPRGGIILTNNADLAKKIDSAIFPGLQGGPLEHVIAAKAVAFKEALAPEFTTYIEQVVKNTAAMADEFSRAGLHVISDGTDNHLFLVKVTELGINGKEAQNLLDTVNITLNKNSVPGEELSPFKTSGVRIGAAAITSRGMKEEESRKIAQAIIKALSNKDNEVALQEVRQFALDLTKGFPLV
- a CDS encoding L-threonylcarbamoyladenylate synthase, giving the protein MSVEKAIEALKSGELVVLPTETVYGIFADANNESAVKKLYAVKGRPVEKALNMNVANYETILKYSLHQPPYLEKLVKAFLPGPLTIILEASPEVPEWIHVGKTTVGFRMPSIPATQEVIKALGVLVGPSANLTGSPSPRFYSDLTSDILDKAALSIQDDSVYGLDTTILDLSANQPKILRQGAITADEILKEVPELSEIV
- a CDS encoding GNAT family N-acetyltransferase codes for the protein MEFKRIKAHKETFIPLLLLADDLVHIRSYLEEGTLFVLSEDSEVKAVCIVNSNLEIENLAVAEQAQGQGYGKQLLTYLFDYYRGQGIMTVGTDEVSGNIQFYQSCGFEFSHKIKDYFIEHYESPLYEKGKLLKDKSYLRKEL
- the prmC gene encoding peptide chain release factor N(5)-glutamine methyltransferase — translated: MLWIEAVRQFSSNLEEPYALEFVWRDLHELTKLQWLNLQREDISETDLAKLKSIAQRLKNNEPPQYIVGWAEFCDMKLAVDERVLIPRPETEELVQMILLDNDDYPMSVLDIGTGSGAIALSLAKARKHWEITASDISEEALEIARQNASTHRLKVNFLKSDVFENLQERYDIIVSNPPYIAYDETYEMDQSVIRFEPDHALFAQHQGLAIYEKIAENAQVYLQPKGKIYLEIGYKQGAVLRALFQKHFPEKTVSLHQDIFGKDRMISVK
- the prfA gene encoding peptide chain release factor 1, which produces MFDQLETMVGRYEELGELLSDPQVVNDTKRFMELSREEANLRDTVATYNEYKKVLETISDSEEMLGESGLDDDMKEMLKEELSEAKSEKEVLEEKIKILLLPKDPNDDKNIILEIRGAAGGDEAALFAGDLLNMYQHYAESQGWKFEIMEASMTSIGGYKEVSALVSGTSVYSKLKYESGAHRVQRVPSTETQGRVHTSTATVLVMPEVEEFEMKIEQKDLRVDIYHASGAGGQNVNKVATAVRMVHLPTGIKVEMQEERTQQKNRDKAIKLLNTKVFDYYQQIELDKQNAERKSTVGTGDRSERIRTYNFPQNRVTDHRIGLTLQKLDTILSGKMDEVIDALVVYDQTEKLAELNK
- a CDS encoding thymidine kinase translates to MAQLYFKYGSMNSGKSIEILKVAHNYEEQGKPVLIMTSSLDTRAGVGVVASRIGMSSAAVAIDETMNVYDYVESLPVRPFCVLIDEAQFLSKQNIYDLARVVDDLDVPVMAFGLKNDFRNELFEGSKYLLLLADKIEEIKTICWYCSKKAIMVLRMVEGEPVYEGEQLQIGGNESYIPVCRKHYFHPLKNK